GGTAAGGGTTTTACAGGAGCAACAAGAGGCCATTTTAGTACATCTCACACGACATGATAAGGTTATGATAGAGCTGAAGCATGCGTTATCAGGTTCTTCCAATAACGCAAATGGACTaggtccagttcctcccgatGCCCCCGCAAATCAAACAATGTAGAGGGTCAACAACAACACTCTGAGGGGAGAGGTCGACTTCGATGGGGATAGGGGGGACGGATCCGGTCACAACAATGAGAGTGATCCCTTCAAAAAAAATTCATACAGTTTATAAAGGAAATGAACGCCCGCATGGACCGAATTCTGGGTGCACCACCAGTGCTGAAAGGGCCGGACTCAAAAAAGTACACTCAATTGCCGTACAAACCAAGCGCGGCACCAGAATTGATTCCGAAGCGGTTTAAAATGCCCGACGTGCCGAAATATGATGGAACTTCAAATCTTCAGGAGCATATCACCGCCTATACAACAACGGTGAAGGGGAACgatttagctccccacgagattgaatcgtttttgctaaagaaattcggagagactctcacgaagggagccttgacgtggtattcgctTTTGCCTGAGCATTCTATAGACTCCTTCGAGATGCTCGTAGATTCTTTCATTAAGGcacatgccggggccagaaaggtacaGTCCCGAAAGGTCGATATATTCAGGATTGCACAAGAAGAGTCTGAGTTACTGCGAGAGTTTGTAACCCtgttccagaaggaaaggatgttccTACCGGCCATTCCGGataaatgggcagctgaagcattcaccaagggtttGAATATGAGGAGTTCCGATGATTCCCTGAAGTTGAAAGAAAGCTTGCTCAAGTTCCAAGCGAAAACTTGGGCGGATGTTCATAATCAGTACCGgtcaaagataaggattgaggatgatcagctcggTTTCCTGGCGTCGGTTAAGGgtcgggagaagaataaagagaaattAAAAGACAATTTTGACACACATAGACAGTCTTCGAGGAGCCGGTTTTTGCCTTATGAACGGGCCAAAAGACGCGGCAGAAGTATTGGGTCGGCAGACAGGTTCGTTACCGATAGAAGAACTGATCGCGACCGGAACAAGAAGTCGTTATAGGACAAGGAAACGTCAGGTTCTCGAGATTCTTCCTACCCCAGACTTTTAGAATATAACCTCAACGTCAGTGTAGTAGAGTTGATGTtggctatgaggaacattaaagaagcacggttcccaaATCCAATTAGATCTGATCCCAgtcagagggatcctaattttTGGTGCGAATATCACATGACGAATGCTCACCAGACCGGGAACTGCCAGCATCTGCGCAAAGAGGTGGTGACGCTactgaaaaatggccatctcagggaATTTTTAAGTGACCAGGCTAAAAATAATTACGATCGCaatcatgacaacatggagccCTCAAAAACAGGAGAAAATCCCCCGCGCTTGACCATCAACTTGATTTTTGGGGGAAACGAGATTAATGGGGTTACATTCTCGGTAGAAAAAAAGACAAAGGTGTCAGTAAACCATATCAAGAGGCTCCGGGAAGTCGCTGAAGAtgacatcactttcacggaggaggacgtAGATGGATTGTTGCTACCGTACAACGATGcattggtaatctctttaaatgtatCAGATATTAAAATCAAACGTGTTctggtggatccaggaagttcggccaatattatacAATGAAGGGTATTGGAGCAAGCCAAGCTCACCAGAAGCATCATTCCGGCAACAAAACTCCTTGCCGGGTTTAACctagcaagtgtgacaacccgaggagagatcctgcCGCCCACGAATGCTGAAGGGGTGATGAAGACGACCATTTTTGAGgtggtggatggtgatatgggctACAACATTATCCTAGaaagaccatggttgcacgatATGAAGGTTGTACCATCGACGTAACACCAATTGCTGAAATTCCCAAATCCCGAggaaattaaacaaataaaaggTGATCAACTGGCGGCAAGAGAGttgaatgcaatttcggtctccagtagcaaagggaaaggGCATGgagcatagcaattacaggaaccggcaCCTGCTCCCGAGAAAAGCGAAGTCAACCGGGGAGAAGAGGTATCGGGATCTTGtcaggtgccaaggtatttccagGTACTAGAAGAGATGGACGTAAAAATTCTACAGTGGAAGAGCTTAAGCAAGTCGCATTATTCGAAAAGTTCGTGGAGAGGAAATTCCAcctggggacaggactgcaccccgaATTAAGATctggatttattgaatttcttaaatttaatgtcgaTTATTTTAcgtggtcgcatgcggatatgacaggtatcccgccgAAAGTGGCCgtacacaagctaagcttggatcccagcATTCCTTTGATAAGATAGAAAAAACGTCCTATCGTCGGGGCcagaaataaattcgtcaaagaagaggtaactcgccttTTTTGATATTGGTTCAAtctgagaggtaaagtatccacactggctagctaacttagtagtagttccaaagaagaataataaattttgcatgtgcgtagactataaggacttaaataaggcgtgcccaaaggactcgttcccattgccgaactgtcacgccccaaacctgaagaggcgtaGCCGGCACCTGATGCTATACtcagcccgagcgtaccactctgtaactgtgaactctggaggggtaaccctcaacttaggccgatgaggccatattctgaatcatctgaaaattaCATCTACAACCAGTAATACCAAACTAAACATCTATATAGGGCTGGTAAATCCACAATAATGATATAAAAAAATGTataggactcgtctacaagcctctagggaTAACTAAATTGTATCATGGTCGGAACAGGGCCtcaacctacccatcaaaccagtatatataaaatggactccaaggtctagacctggtaactccggggaagtggagcttaccaaccaagctgatgtttggctttgtctactgggaaggtctatccagctatctatcaggacctgcaggcatgaaatgcagcgtccccatcaaaagggacgtcagtacaaaataatgtaccgagtatgtaaggcaacaaaataactgaaagctgaagctaagttgataatataataactgaaagtaactgggagtcaaagataatctgaagatatgctcacctactgatactgactcatctctctcaatatagtgAGTAAAATATCTGTCCGgctctataaggctcggtatgtgtaactgctttgcgtagtaggctcgctcataggcgctcgccTATACTacgctctgtatctcggccattctgggctcgctcataggcactcggccacagtaggcttggtatataacttactatctgatcaaaggttgcccaataggggaatgtccatcgattatagctcgatggtggtaaaggtactataatactatatatatatatagaccctctgctatCTTGACTGAAAGAAAACAATACTTAAATGAATataaagtctcgataagggataatactataacttatgagactaggataatctacataagttcaggaatacgaacttctctttatgtctcgttatcaaactcatgtagttgcgggatcatgccaaaatgaaggaaaggtttaagCCTTAACacaccttaactccgttgagtccttaataccttccaagaaattcttcaaacaactcaactcaatctaccatagcataaggagattcaaaatcagtgctgagtaaaggctaagtctgcaacttaaactagtagctcgtttacgtaaatttgggcagaaTTTCCCCTATAACTAGGTCCTCCTCCAATACAATATACCaataacaacaagaacacaatagTAACAACATGTATGCATCATTTTCCAACGTTATCTTCATCAGAATATACCACAAAACaacccacacaccctaatcacttcatacataaaatgacaaccaaagtagtgtcaaacaacctaaaacttgtaacgacgaatgaccagcccaccattctgtcattatgtggtgtttatcctcACCTTTTATCCTCCAAAAATCCATAAAACATCAGCACAAGAgtccaacacgagtggactaaaaaacagtccactaaaagtgaaataaatcgaactcatggctttcgatcaccgtcccgtgagttctaactattagaaaacgaatttatcaaccttccttgatatttaaaatcttaaatatataaattaggaattttattaactatgaagtacattccaaaactcaaactacaaagaaaaagagaggcgatatagcgatacttacgtcgtagggatcgttctaatgttatcgcttcttgatttcatacCCGGAATGTTAATCTTCTTTAGAACCCTTGTAGAGAGCTGAAGTGTGAGCTTTTGGGGGTTCTCTGGTCGTGTTCTATGAAAAATGAAGAGAAGGACGATTTAAAACCCTATGTATATCAagttttgaaaagtcaaagaggtgctagcttggcaccctagcattggcccttctttCGATGTTTATATCTTTTTATACAGATGTCGTATGAACAAGCGGTTAAAAGAAttagaaactaaattccaagaccttcaatttggtatataatatgtcccaaaaataccttATATAAAACACGAAATGTATTACTCAAAACGCTTCAAACACCTGCTTGTCACCTATACAGTCTACGCAGTCTCGCGAAactgcacatatctctctactccgatgtcgtatcaacaaacggtttaatgatttagaaactagactcgtagatcatCAATTTTTTATGTGTGTCATCCCTTAATTCCAAGTAAATTAGGAAATGTGCTcagctatatttgacctaatgttcaacatatttatgaatgtaacttgtgatgatctttgccaacttttgttccacaactcgcttgacttcaaaatataacacacgaatatcataagacaaaaataaaccataacataacctccttttcattttgagcaccctagtctcaccccaaaagtacatgttataacattcccaacttgtcaactttcgacgaaacttattttttttaattggtTTAGCTTccaagccttccaaccctcttggtacttgcagtcCATGATCTTCAATTtttgtaacctccaagttaatatgattaacttactttatgtacttttaaaTATGTTGTCATTTcagagcttacatcaattgacttacgacgtactctcacgtacgaaaatatggggtgtaacatcattcccccctttggaacattcatcctcgaatgttgactgatgcgcttatcagtctcataacctatagctcttacgaATAATTTTGTATTGTCCTtgacatctaggcaactattctgtgaataaatccaaagtccagggcattccccccttcaGGCCTCTTTCTCGCACCATgacctgtggtcggaattcttccaatctcattACTGTTTCTACCTCGGTCGTATAGCCTGTACGACTCTATCCCTGTATGTATgactatgcgactcttctctcctttttcctccagctatTATCCAATCTCtaagcctcactttgtgaacatatacagaactatgacaagctgtccctctaggcatctataggtgtactgaagtccttcacttggtactttgtcgaacttacgactattgctatatcttgtttcatagcctcggttatctatccttatggctttactacatctagttgggtcatactataccataaaacttagttcagtttattattaccgagATTTGTAACCCAACTATATGTTACGAtgtcgctgcttatcctatatgtataaatctaagtcctttaatgcttcctcattactgttcatcttaagaatgacaacctaatctcatctcatactttggaacttttatccatctatcggtgattcaccttaatgttgatctataatctaccactgataacttaaaacctcttatgtaatacattgtcactagggctcacgacGTATCGGGGAACATTTAAAGTGATTTttctgatccacctagggacgatactatacttcaataagcatatttcatagcatcccaatgcgATGCAtctttcgggggggggggggtattctaatcccatgcaattcatgaaatcccttttctcaaaatcattactcaatcaaaggcctaaacatCATCTTCTTATACatcaccattacacccttattctactacctgggcagcatttcatctcttctaattgctcctagtcttagacacCTCC
The DNA window shown above is from Nicotiana tomentosiformis chromosome 8, ASM39032v3, whole genome shotgun sequence and carries:
- the LOC104090288 gene encoding uncharacterized protein, with the translated sequence MDRILGAPPVLKGPDSKKYTQLPYKPSAAPELIPKRFKMPDVPKYDGTSNLQEHITAYTTTVKGNDLAPHEIESFLLKKFGETLTKGALTWYSLLPEHSIDSFEMLVDSFIKAHAGARKVQSRKVDIFRIAQEESELLREFVTLFQKERMFLPAIPDKWAAEAFTKGLNMRSSDDSLKLKESLLKFQAKTWADVHNQYRSKIRIEDDQLGFLASVKGREKNKEKLKDNFDTHRQSSRSRFLPYERAKRRGRSIGSADRLLEYNLNVSVVELMLAMRNIKEARFPNPIRSDPSQRDPNFWCEYHMTNAHQTGNCQHLRKEVVTLLKNGHLREFLSDQAKNNYDRNHDNMEPSKTGENPPRLTINLIFGGNEINGVTFSVEKKTKVSVNHIKRLREVAEDDITFTEEDVDGLLLPYNDALVISLNVSDIKIKRVLVDPGSSANIIQ